The genomic segment TAAAtccaaaaataatatttgagtgagtgattgattgattgattgattgattgattgattgattgatttcagACGGAGACTCTGAGAAGTCCAATGGGCTGTTCAAAGAACCAAAGGTAAAAATGAtattgaaaacagaaaataaagtcCCTGAAAAAGTCTTTTTAATGAAACAGTTTCTCATATTGTGAAGACAACAGCTGAtgtttgtcgttgttgtttattttgttcctCAGGACACAAACGGGAACCAGCTGCAGGAACAAACTTTGAACAAGGTaacaaacacttcctgtttcctgatTCTCTGCTTCAGCctcaatcaaatcaaacaagAATATTCTTAGAATTGTTACAGATCGACCATGTTTAGTTTTTAGCTTCAGCtttacagctttttttccttttacacaGAAGGTTCGTCAGCGTTTGGTTCATCTGAGTCTCAAGCTTCACGCACTGCAGGTGAATTATTACTactgtctttatttattatttattaatgatgCAAAGGTGCGATTGTTGCACTTGAGTCGATGGACTGTATTTGTGTTCATGGACCTCAACATAACTAattattatttgcatattttactAGTTATCATTAATGTTTGTTGTGCACAATCACTGATCACTTACATAATCAATTTATTCctataataacaatgaaaatcaCTCACTGACTCCACCAGGCTGCTGTGATTCGTCAGGACTCAATCCTGGAACTGTcaaccacctccaccacccAAGGCTCCACCCCCAGTCCACAGTCCGGCCCCCGTTTTAGTCGGTCAGTGTCGCGGGATACAGGATTGGACAGTAGCGGAGAGGTAGTGTTGCTACGGCAACAAGTAGACGTCTTACAAGAAGAATTGACACGGCTGCGTCTGCGGGGGGGCAGGAAGGACGCGGAGCCTGGCGGTAGAAGGAGGGGTAATGTAGAGGtcaatgatgtcatcagagAGGAACAGGTGGGTGGAGTCTATGTGTCTGATTGAATCAAAGTTCATGTAAGCTGCTCAATAAACTAAGCTAATCACAGGTGTATTTGTCAGCAGGGGAGCAAGAAGCGTGGCAGCAAGGAACTAGAGCCCCGCCCCCTTATACCATTGGTCAGTCAGGATCCAGTTAACCAATTAGATGGCGTCCAGGAAGAAAACaaggaggtggaggatgaaCTGATGAAGATCTCACCCCGGTCTGACAGTCCCAGAGGTCAGTATTTAATCATCTGTAATCAGTAACTGTAATCAATTATCAACTGTGAAGCATTTTTGTaaacaattgttttgttgttaccatggcaacctcTGACCACAGACCTGCAGGACATCCCTGAGGAGAGCGAATGTGGAGCTGATCCCAGTTAACGTCAACGTCAACCCAGATCTGGAACgctgctgatgatgtcacacactgtgatgatgtcacacactgtgatgatgtcatttcctgttttacgCTTTTGATCTCAACTGTTGTCTTTAAAATATATGAAGTAACCATAAAACCTGTTTACATCATCACATGAGCTGGAACCACACCCACATGCCCTGGAATGGGTGTGGCTTATGGAAGGTGCTGGGCTTTCTTAGTGGAGGTCTAGACTATTTGATTCTGAATCTGACTCTTTGATTCTGACTCCTTGACTATTTTAATCTAAGGTCAAGGCTCAGAATTGTGATCAGTTTGTTTAAAACAGATcgaaactaaaaaataaatgtttttacacacCAGACGCGTTGTGCAGCCTCCCATGCAcatcaagaacacacacacagcagcaccaaCACCATCACTCAACAGCACTCGTTCTGATTGTTACGACGACTGTACACCATCGACAGCACTCGTTCTAGTTGTTACGACGACTGTACGCCATTGACAACACTCGTTCTGATTGTTACGATAACTGTACACCATCGACAACACTCGTTCTGATTGTTACGATAACTGTACACCATCGACAACACTCGTTCTGGTTCTTACAATGACTACACCGTCTACGACGTACACCATCAACAACACTCGCTTTCTGTACACCATACTTTGTTACGACGACCATTGACAACACTGATTAGACGGCTGTACACCATCAACAACACTCGTTCTTATTGTTACGACGACTGTACACCATCGACAACACTCGTTCTGATTGTTACGACGACTGTACACCATCAACAACACTCGTTTGCTTACAAAGAAATGTGTCctgtgtgcaaaggcctttagaCACACACTACACTTCCCAGAATGCCTTTGGATGCTCTTTGGGATGGTTGGtaaacacagtgttgtgttatattttattgtatttgtgagtttgtgtttctgtgaaatcaaaccaaaacgctgtttgacatttgtgtttttcaatgaTTCAGGTTTGTTCAAACTGAACGTGATGCTGATTATTTCCATGTCCAGGTGACATCCCAGGTAAACCTGCCTGAACTGGAGGAGGGCGGGGTTAGATATTATGAAACAAAagctgtttattttctgaagGACGTTTGACGTCACCACTGAATAGCTcctgttagcatgttagcatgtttacagaatgttgctgttgttactgaTCATGTTTGAATTTGACAGAAGGAAACGTACTTGATGAATTGTGTTGCCATGGACACAGTCACGGTCAAGGACACTGAAATCATGGACACAGTTACACGTTTTCTGTGTGCATGCTCTGTCTTTATTTCTATCtctatgtgtctctctctctctttcacacacacactgtgtgttcaataaaacaacaaactcttggacattttcagatgaaatcatgttttatgACCTGATTCAGCTGCAGTTCGTGAACTCAGTGTTTCAGGTGTTGTTGTATCATGTGATCGACCTGCAGGTGAAACTGCGTGAACAGAAGTGACgctgatttttatttgatctttttAAACTGCAGAAactttaaagaaacatttttttgtataaagatttgaaaagaaaagtgtatataatgttttttatgctctctgtgtatgtttgctctttattaaaataatcatctgaaatgtgtttgttattaaTCATAATGATCAATAATGTGTGCATGtagtttatatatgtatacatacgtAAACGTCTgaggttttattttgacaattacCTGTACGTCACTTCCTGTGGAGGGAACTTAACCCGGAAAAGGGAGTTATTCAGTTGTTCAGAGTTGGGAGTTGTCTCTCTatgaggaagcagcagagacTAGAACCCGAACTACGACTCTGGACCAGAACACTCAGACACGTTGATAAAAGTTCGCGAGTGTTTTTCGCACGGGATTTAAAGGTGAATTAAAACGACAGTGGCAGCAGCTCCGTTCTGTTAGCCGTACGTTGCTAACGGCTAAGCTACTTCAGACCGGGAAGTAACggaagtgttttattttatttttttttacaggtgagaaaataacttaaactgTGCTAACTCTCAGCTCTGCTAATATGCTAACGTGATGTCAGGCTAACAGGGCGGTGGTCCGCTGTTAGCACCAAAAGCTAACATGCTAACTGCGAGCAACAAGCAGCCACGTAGAAAAGTTTTTATGATTTGACTCCTAAATTAACATAGGTGGCGTTTATAACTTTATAAGATATTTACACAGCTACTTATTAAAACTATAGTGATTatattaatgtttgtgtttgtgaagacatttagtatttagtattcTCAGCTTCCACTGTGTTTGTCATGCTTATTGCACTTTTTAAGATAATACACTGCCACCAACTGGTGAATTAAAATGTCTCAGAAATTAAACAATGACCACTTAacagtgttgtcattgttgaaaaaaaagtgattcatTTGACCTCTGATCTAAAGTGAAGCAGAAGAATCACAGATGTGTTCACAGGCTCTTCTAAGAGTGGACGGATGAATTCACACGTTCACCTGCTGTTTATGATGTTgtagaagaataagaagaagatgatgagtGGAGGATTGAACAGCATCGATGCCGTGAAGAAGAAGATTAAAGTTCTTCAGGACCAGGCAGAGGAGGCTGAAGAGAGGGCGGAGAGACTGCagagggaggtggagaaggagaggaagagcagagaggaggtacacacacacgctcgtacatgcatacatacacacatgtacggacatacagtacatacatatgtacatactagagctgcaactaacgattattttcataatcgattaatctgttgatttattttctcgattaatcgtttggtccataaaatatcagaaaaccttaaaaaatgttgatcggtatTCGtcaaaaaatgatgatgttctcaaatgtcttgttttgtccacaaactaaaattaattctttgttatccagagcaaataaatgaagaaaatactcacatttaagaagtcagaaatcttgttttaatcatgaaaaaaagcttcaaatcgactaatcgattatcaaaatagttgtcgattaatttagtaatcgatgattaatggatttattgtttcagctctaatacacacacacgacacaaacacacctacCTACACACCCTCATCCCTGCGTTGTGTTGTAGGCGGAGTCAGATGTTTCGTCTCTGACTCGTCATCTTCAGAACACTGAAGACGATCTGGACCGAGTTCAGGAGAGACTTGAGACTTCTCTACAGAAACTGAACGAGGTGGAGAGAGTCGCTGACGAGAGTGagaggtctgtctgtctgtcactcacctgtctgtctgtcactcacattacattacattacatgtcatttaacagatgcttttatccaaagcgacttacaataagtgcatttaggtttttttacatttgggtacaaacaagaggtagaagtaagtgcttcaagtaagccaaactataaagtgctagtcataagtacGATGTATAAgtaagtgcttgttttttttgtcatcgttGTCATCAGTTgaggtagagtcgaaagaaatatgtttttagtcggtggcggaagatgtggaggctttctgctgtccggatgtctcactcacctgtctgtctttaAGAGGGAAGAAGGTCATAGAGAACAGAGCTCTGAAGGACGAGGAGAAGTTGGAGCAGCTCAAATCTCAAGTGGGAGAAGCCAAACAAATCGCTGAGGAGGCGGACCAGAAATACGAGGaggtacacacactcacacactcacacatgcatgcatgaacacagtcttacatgcacacacacatctccaggGACCTGGTCCTCATTCATAAAAAGTTCCCACAgatccttgaaatccttgaaagtttgtgaattttaataaaaattcaaggcccttgaaaggtttttgaaaatggccctaaatagacatgggtcattgaaagggCTTGAGTTAAGTGAACATGatataaatattcacattagtgtgtgtgtataatataatatgtatgtatttgaatTGACAGGTGGCTCGAAAGGTGGTGATGGTTGAAGGAGAACTGGAGCAAGCTGaatgcagagcagagcaggctgaaaggtgtgacacacacactaatggtgtatttccaccggctcgcctcggcacggcacgattaggtcaCATCTCCACTACCAGTACCTACttaaagtgggcggagtcatcactgcacggctgagtgaaactgtgaTGACTTTGTTTGATACGcgacactaacacacacacacgagtgactagtgactttacaccagactcctgtagttgttggagattaactcacGTTTTTAGGactgttaagtagttttaacttatctacaattcggcgCTGTTAGGCTTGATTtgtgtccacacgtctccggagcacagcCTCCTACAACCACAGACTCAGCGGCAGTGGTCTGTgatgtccctaaatacaccactgttaaatatagaggtttccctggtagttgttggagattaacccacgtttttaggattgttaagtagttttaagtgatctacagttcggtgctgtttggcttgatttgtgtgtgggaatgtctcttcctgtgacggcactctagccagtcagtggccggcagtgtGACCAATCATTGCATAGTACCTACTTAGCACGCTTTTGGAACTGCGCCTGAGTACCACACCACggttaagttgcatttccaggagcaggtactatgcgtgacgtcgtcagactgccggccactgatggCACTCTGGACAGACatctgatgatgtcatggtaAACAGTCATTTTTACAGAGTCAAAGGTAAATTGATGTGAAAACTTAATTTGTTTGACTGATGACATCAGTGTGATGTCATTGTTAGTGATGTCCACGTTACAGCTGCATCATCTTTCTCCATTCTGTTTGTTTCCACACCTGACCTCAGTGACCTTTAACCTTGGGCCTTTACATGCTCCTGTTGGCatgacacaaacatatacacatgcacTCACTTGACAGCTTCTGACCCCTCCCTTCTCTGttatgtgacctttgacctgcagcAAATGTcgagagatggaggaggagctgaaaaCTGTTTTCTCTGGTTCAAAGTCTCTGGAGGCCCAGGCTGAGAAGGTAAGTTTTTCATATGATGGGGAGGTGTGGCTGTGGGGTCAGGTTTAAGTAATCTAGATCAATCCAATTTAATCTGCAAAATGGGGAACATGGTCTAACAGTGAAACCACTGCTCAGCACTATGTGAACTGGAAATCCAAAacgtaaataataaaaatggtcTCCGACTGTTCCTTGCTCACTGCAGTCGGACTGTTCCCCGCCACTACAGACTGTTCCCCGCTCACTACAGTCATACTGTCACTACAGTCAGACTGTTCCCGGTTCACTACAGTCGGATTGTTCCCCGCTCACTACAGTCGGACTGTTCCCCGTTCACTACAGTCAGTCAGACTGTGTCACTGCAGTCGAGTTCCGGCTCACTACAGTCGGACTGTTCCCCCACACAGTGACTGTTCCCCACTACAGTCGGACTGTTCACCCCCACTACAGTCAGTCAGACTGTGTCACTGCAGTCAGACTGTTCCCCGTTCACTACAGTCGGACTGTTCCCCGCTCACTACAGTCGGACTGTTCCCCGTTCACTACAGTCAGTCAGACTGTGTCACTGCAGTCAGACTGTTCCCGGCTCACTACAGTCGGACTGTTCCCCGTTCACTACAGTCGGACTGTTCCCCGTTCACTACAGTCAGTCAGACTGTGTCACTGCAGTCAGACTGTTCCCCGTTCAGTCAGTCAGACTGCGTGTCAGTTCTAAACACCTGTCTTTCTCTCAGTATAATCACAAGGAAGACCGGTACGAGGAGGAGATCAAGATCCTGAGTGAGAAACTCCAGCAGGTGAGACAGAATATTCACCTGTCTCGCACCAtttctgtctcacttgtctcatcacctgtgtctcacctgtgtctcactTGTGTCTCCAGGCTGAGATaagagcagagaaagctgagggTTCCGTCTCCAAACTGGAGAGAAAAATTGACAAACTGGAAGGTATGCAGACATTAAGTGGGTGTAGTTTGTTTATGTGCCGAttcagtcacatgactgtgtgtgtgtgtgtgttcgttcgTGTTTTAGATGACTTGACTTCGATCAGAAATGCAAACATGGAGCTTCAGGCGAATCTGCACCAGACGATGGAGGACCTGAACTCCTGCTGAAGCCCCACCTCTTCTtcactcctcccctctctcctccccagTAATGTGGCCAAAACGTTCCTGTTACTCGTcagcaccccctgctgctgagctACTGCTAACACTAAACCCCCCCCCTCCACGCACtcctcttcatttcttttacaTTCCTTCTTTGAGCATTTATTCGCATTTTCAGGGttgctttactttacttaacCACGCCTCTTCATTCTCCACCCCCTTCAGTATTAC from the Solea senegalensis isolate Sse05_10M linkage group LG9, IFAPA_SoseM_1, whole genome shotgun sequence genome contains:
- the LOC122775046 gene encoding tropomyosin alpha-4 chain-like isoform X2; its protein translation is MMSGGLNSIDAVKKKIKVLQDQAEEAEERAERLQREVEKERKSREEAESDVSSLTRHLQNTEDDLDRVQERLETSLQKLNEVERVADESERGKKVIENRALKDEEKLEQLKSQVGEAKQIAEEADQKYEEVARKVVMVEGELEQAECRAEQAESKCREMEEELKTVFSGSKSLEAQAEKYNHKEDRYEEEIKILSEKLQQAEIRAEKAEGSVSKLERKIDKLEDDLTSIRNANMELQANLHQTMEDLNSC
- the LOC122775046 gene encoding tropomyosin alpha-4 chain-like isoform X1, with the protein product MRKQQRLEPELRLWTRTLRHVDKSSRVFFARDLKKNKKKMMSGGLNSIDAVKKKIKVLQDQAEEAEERAERLQREVEKERKSREEAESDVSSLTRHLQNTEDDLDRVQERLETSLQKLNEVERVADESERGKKVIENRALKDEEKLEQLKSQVGEAKQIAEEADQKYEEVARKVVMVEGELEQAECRAEQAESKCREMEEELKTVFSGSKSLEAQAEKYNHKEDRYEEEIKILSEKLQQAEIRAEKAEGSVSKLERKIDKLEDDLTSIRNANMELQANLHQTMEDLNSC